From a single bacterium genomic region:
- a CDS encoding DUF1572 family protein, which produces MNHAHGEFFLETSRNFLREFYGKIEESVNRLDDKQIWWRPNPASNSIGNLLLHLAGNVRQHIISGCGGKPDVRTRSKEFQIHYDDMLTPTKGVLLSDLEITVNEACDVLERFDPAQLLEKRVIQNMEYVLMKDIYHVVEHFSYHTGQIVMRTKELTAEGFGWYQHLEGT; this is translated from the coding sequence ATGAATCACGCTCACGGCGAGTTCTTTCTGGAAACGAGCAGAAATTTCCTGCGCGAGTTTTACGGCAAGATTGAGGAGTCCGTCAACCGGCTTGATGACAAACAGATCTGGTGGCGTCCCAATCCAGCGTCCAACTCGATCGGCAACCTGCTCCTGCATCTGGCGGGAAATGTCCGGCAGCACATTATTTCCGGCTGCGGGGGAAAACCGGACGTCCGCACTCGCTCGAAGGAATTCCAAATTCACTACGACGATATGCTCACGCCGACGAAAGGCGTGCTGCTGTCCGACCTCGAAATTACGGTCAACGAGGCCTGCGACGTGCTCGAGCGATTTGATCCCGCGCAGCTGCTGGAGAAGCGAGTAATCCAGAATATGGAGTACGTGCTGATGAAGGATATCTACCACGTCGTCGAGCACTTCTCCTATCACACCGGACAGATTGTCATGCGCACCAAAGAGCTGACCGCCGAGGGATTTGGATGGTATCAGCACCTGGAAGGAACGTAA